From Quercus lobata isolate SW786 chromosome 1, ValleyOak3.0 Primary Assembly, whole genome shotgun sequence, one genomic window encodes:
- the LOC115955807 gene encoding uncharacterized protein LOC115955807, with amino-acid sequence MAGDPLKRNQNLYCAYHQEPGHTTDDCRNLKNYLDQLVREGKLRHLLHRSEGWQEPSNNETRKSTLRPPIGTINVILAALGRTGSVPFRVMSMSSFPTKPDDRESKRARMSATPLIGFTEEDKQRTIQPHDDALVVTLRIGGYDVKRVLVDQGSAMEIMYPDLYKGLNLKQEDLLPYDSPLVSFEGKVVISRGMIRLPVQTDSDVVEVNFIVVDAYSPYTAIVARPWLHALGAVSSTLHQKVKYPSGGQIKEIIGNQGVARQCMVSAILRQQDRITSTSTENDL; translated from the coding sequence atggctggCGACCCTTTGAAGCGTAATCAGAACCTGTATTGCGCGTACCATCAGGAGCCAGGTCACACTACTGATGATTGCAGGAACCTGAAGAACTATTTAGACCAGCtcgtccgagaagggaagctgAGACATCTGCTGCATCGCTCTGAAGGATGGCAAGAACCATCAAACAATGAAACCAGAAAAAGTACGTtgaggccacccattggcacaattaatgtcattctCGCCGCACTTGGAAGGACAGGCTCTGTCCCCTTCAGGGTAATGTCAATGAGCAGTTTCCCGACTAAGCCAGATGACAGGGAATCCAAGAGGGCTAGAATGAGCGCCACGCCATTAATCGGGTTCACGGAGGAAGACAAACAAAGAACtatccaaccccacgacgatgcctTAGTCGTGACGCTCAGGATAGGAGGttatgacgtgaaaagggtgttagttgATCAAGGCAGCGCAAtggagataatgtaccctgatttgtATAAGGGATTGAACTTGAAGCAGGAAGACCTGTTGCCATACGATTCCCCCCTGGTTAGCTTTGAAGGAAAGGTCGTCATCTCGAGAGGCATGATTAGGTTGCCTGTGCAAACAGACTCAGATGTGGTAGAAGTGAACTTCATTGTCGTAGATGCATACTCCCCTTACACAGCCATCGTGGCCCGGCCATGGCTTCATGCACTAGGGGCTGTGTCGTCAACCttgcaccaaaaggtgaaatatccGTCAGGAGGTCAGATCAAAGAGATAATAGGGAACCAGGGAGTagctaggcaatgcatggtgtcggcAATCTTGCGGCAGCAGGATCGCATAACTTCCACTTCGACCGAGAACgacttatag